One genomic segment of Intestinimonas butyriciproducens includes these proteins:
- a CDS encoding GmrSD restriction endonuclease domain-containing protein, producing MKIEPKQIKIREVFDGYADQGDDGVFAYGGRLAIRPPYQREFVYDNDQAESVIQTVLKGFPLNVMYWVKASPDSYEVLDGQQRTLSVMQYLKHQYPITLDGKKYYWDALPDDSYDAIMNYEFMVYICEGKESEKLEWFRVVNIAGAKLTEQELRNSVYTGAWLSDAKRYFSKRNCAAKLLSDKYITGDPNRQELLEKALRGICEYQGISEITEYMARYKSDADADELWQYFQDVIHWVEKIFPKYFLDMKGLDWCHLYNEYHNFAYNSSVMAAEVKRLHEDEDVQKPKGIYEFLLCRDTDPFAGRLLNLRAFDKRDKLAAYSRQNGICPICGEHFAFEEMEGDHIKPWSKGGQTTPDNCQMLCKACNGKKSDKY from the coding sequence ATGAAAATAGAGCCGAAGCAAATCAAGATCAGGGAGGTTTTTGACGGCTATGCCGATCAGGGCGACGACGGTGTTTTCGCCTACGGCGGCAGGCTTGCCATTCGACCGCCCTATCAGCGGGAATTTGTTTACGACAACGATCAGGCGGAGTCCGTGATTCAAACGGTGCTGAAAGGCTTCCCTCTCAATGTTATGTATTGGGTCAAGGCCAGTCCCGACAGCTATGAGGTGCTGGACGGCCAGCAGAGAACCCTATCCGTCATGCAGTATTTGAAACACCAGTACCCTATCACCCTGGATGGGAAAAAATACTATTGGGACGCGTTGCCCGATGACAGTTACGATGCAATCATGAACTACGAATTTATGGTCTATATCTGCGAGGGAAAAGAGTCGGAAAAGCTGGAGTGGTTTCGGGTCGTCAATATTGCCGGAGCAAAGTTGACAGAACAGGAGCTTCGCAATTCCGTTTATACCGGCGCGTGGCTTTCCGATGCAAAGCGATATTTTTCCAAACGAAACTGCGCCGCAAAGCTGTTGTCGGACAAATATATTACCGGCGATCCGAATAGGCAGGAATTGCTCGAAAAGGCGTTGCGGGGGATCTGTGAGTACCAAGGCATTTCGGAGATTACGGAATACATGGCCCGCTATAAATCGGATGCGGATGCAGACGAATTGTGGCAGTATTTCCAGGATGTAATCCATTGGGTGGAGAAGATTTTTCCAAAATACTTTTTAGATATGAAAGGCCTGGATTGGTGTCACCTCTACAACGAGTACCATAATTTCGCTTATAATTCTTCGGTTATGGCCGCAGAGGTGAAGCGTCTGCATGAGGATGAAGATGTGCAGAAGCCAAAAGGCATTTATGAGTTTTTGCTTTGTCGCGATACAGACCCATTTGCAGGCAGATTGTTAAACCTGCGTGCATTTGACAAGCGGGATAAGCTGGCGGCGTACAGCAGACAAAATGGGATATGTCCCATCTGCGGAGAGCACTTTGCATTTGAGGAGATGGAGGGCGACCATATCAAGCCTTGGAGCAAGGGCGGGCAAACGACACCTGATAACTGTCAAATGCTTTGCAAAGCCTGCAACGGGAAAAAGAGCGACAAATATTGA
- a CDS encoding BlaI/MecI/CopY family transcriptional regulator translates to MNDCKLGAVESRFADLIWQNEPIASTALVKLAEQELSWKKSTTYTVLKRLSQRGIFQNQDGTVTSLLSREAFYAAQSEQFVEETFSGSLPAFLTAFTTRKKLSKDDLDQLQRLIDQIRR, encoded by the coding sequence TTGAATGATTGCAAGCTGGGGGCGGTGGAGTCCCGTTTCGCAGACCTGATCTGGCAAAATGAGCCCATCGCCTCCACGGCGCTGGTCAAACTGGCCGAGCAGGAACTGAGCTGGAAAAAGTCCACAACCTATACGGTTTTGAAACGACTGAGCCAGCGGGGCATTTTTCAAAATCAGGACGGAACTGTCACCTCGCTGCTCTCCAGAGAAGCGTTTTATGCCGCACAGAGCGAACAGTTTGTGGAGGAAACCTTCTCCGGCTCCCTCCCCGCGTTCCTCACCGCGTTCACCACCAGAAAAAAGTTGTCAAAGGATGACCTGGACCAGCTCCAGAGGTTGATCGACCAGATCAGGAGGTGA
- a CDS encoding adenine-specific methyltransferase EcoRI family protein — translation MAKNENLHKAKDAKKDEFYTQYEDIQNELNHYEQHFQGKTVLCNCDDPFESNFCKFFLRNFNYLGLKRLICTSYSTSPVIGQQLTFFDWMDEPVVRGHGYAMDIREVPMANGRGVSDADIDALLKSKKRGVKKLEGDGDFRSEECIEYLKQADIVVTNPPFSLFREYVAQLMEYGKKFLIIGSKNAVTYKEIFPLIKEDKLWLGYGFRKDDAYFRIPLERAMGYAPGVYNPATGLVHFRNCTWYTNLDIQKRHEELTLFKRYYGNEEEYPHYANYDAIEVSKVSDIPCDYYEEIGVPITYLDKHNPDQFEIIGASRWLGKPMSEIAPKGSYVSGGVRFYLPVESSQNVHVERERERERERERERERERERDSSSAVSTTEWSSSAAGYRRLYDRIVIKRKVQRCHGRSHHLFG, via the coding sequence ATGGCAAAGAATGAGAATTTACACAAGGCCAAGGACGCGAAAAAAGACGAGTTCTACACGCAGTATGAGGATATACAGAATGAGCTGAATCACTATGAGCAGCACTTCCAGGGAAAAACTGTCCTTTGCAACTGCGACGACCCTTTTGAGAGCAATTTTTGCAAATTCTTCCTGCGAAATTTTAACTATCTGGGCTTGAAAAGATTGATCTGCACCTCTTACAGCACCTCACCCGTGATTGGACAGCAGCTTACGTTCTTTGACTGGATGGACGAGCCTGTTGTCCGGGGGCACGGCTATGCCATGGACATCAGAGAAGTTCCGATGGCAAACGGCAGGGGCGTATCTGACGCGGATATTGACGCCCTTTTGAAATCCAAAAAGCGCGGGGTAAAAAAGTTAGAGGGCGACGGGGATTTTCGCAGTGAGGAATGTATCGAATATCTCAAACAGGCGGACATTGTAGTTACGAATCCGCCGTTTAGCCTGTTTCGGGAATATGTGGCCCAACTCATGGAGTACGGCAAAAAATTTTTAATTATAGGAAGTAAAAATGCGGTTACATACAAAGAAATTTTTCCGCTTATTAAAGAGGATAAATTGTGGCTTGGCTATGGTTTCAGAAAAGATGACGCGTATTTTCGGATACCTCTTGAAAGAGCGATGGGGTATGCCCCCGGTGTATACAATCCGGCCACAGGGCTTGTTCATTTCCGCAACTGTACTTGGTATACAAATTTAGATATTCAAAAACGGCATGAAGAATTAACGCTGTTCAAACGATATTACGGCAACGAAGAAGAATATCCCCATTATGCGAATTACGATGCAATAGAAGTATCGAAGGTCAGTGATATTCCTTGCGACTACTATGAGGAAATCGGCGTTCCCATCACCTATCTGGACAAGCATAATCCCGATCAGTTTGAAATCATTGGGGCAAGCAGATGGTTAGGAAAACCCATGTCGGAAATCGCCCCTAAAGGGAGTTATGTGTCCGGCGGAGTGCGTTTCTATTTGCCTGTTGAAAGTTCACAAAATGTTCATGTAGAGAGAGAGAGAGAGAGAGAGAGAGAGAGAGAGAGAGAGAGAGAGAGAGAGAGAGAGAGAGACTCCTCTTCCGCTGTCTCTACGACAGAGTGGTCATCAAGCGCCGCAGGGTATAGACGGCTGTATGACCGGATCGTCATCAAGCGGAAGGTGCAGCGGTGTCATGGGCGTTCCCATCACCTTTTTGGATAA
- the groL gene encoding chaperonin GroEL (60 kDa chaperone family; promotes refolding of misfolded polypeptides especially under stressful conditions; forms two stacked rings of heptamers to form a barrel-shaped 14mer; ends can be capped by GroES; misfolded proteins enter the barrel where they are refolded when GroES binds), with amino-acid sequence MSKQILYGEDARRALERGVNTLADTVKITLGPKGRNVVLDKKFGTPLITNDGVTIAKEIELPDPFENMGAQIVKEVSTKTNDVAGDGTTTATLLAQAIIREGLKNLAAGANPMIMKKGIASATAAAVAAIKENSKPVNGTEDIARVGAVSSGDETIGKLIAEAMEKVSADGVITVEESKTAETYSEVVEGMQFDRGYIAPYMVTDTEKMEAVLDDAAILITDKKISNIQELLPILEQVVQSGKKLLIVAEDVEGDALSTLIVNKLRGTLNVCCVKAPGFGDRRKEMLQDMAILTGGTVISSDLGYELKEATADMLGHARQVKVTKDNTIIVDGSGESKAIKDRVAQIRSQIEVTTSDYDREKLQERLAKLAGGVAIIRVGAATESEMKEKKLRIEDALNATRAAVEEGIVAGGGTAYVNAIPAVEKLLKAAEGDEKTGVAIVAKALTEPMRQISANAGIDGSVVLEKVKNSKKVGYGFNALSETYVDMISAGIVDPTKVTRSALENAASVAGVLLTTESLVTDKPEPPAPAAPAAPDMGGMY; translated from the coding sequence ATGTCCAAGCAGATTCTCTACGGCGAGGACGCCCGCCGCGCCCTGGAGCGCGGCGTCAACACCCTGGCCGATACCGTTAAGATCACCCTGGGCCCCAAGGGCCGCAACGTCGTGCTCGACAAGAAGTTCGGCACCCCCCTCATCACCAACGACGGCGTGACCATCGCCAAGGAGATCGAGCTGCCCGATCCCTTTGAGAACATGGGCGCCCAGATCGTCAAGGAAGTCTCCACCAAGACCAACGACGTGGCCGGCGACGGCACCACCACCGCCACCCTGCTGGCCCAGGCCATTATCCGCGAGGGCCTGAAGAATCTGGCCGCCGGCGCCAACCCCATGATCATGAAGAAGGGGATTGCCAGCGCCACCGCCGCCGCCGTGGCCGCCATCAAGGAGAACTCCAAGCCCGTCAACGGCACCGAGGACATCGCCCGTGTGGGCGCCGTCTCTTCCGGCGATGAGACCATCGGCAAGCTGATTGCCGAGGCCATGGAAAAGGTCTCCGCCGACGGCGTCATCACCGTTGAGGAGTCCAAGACCGCCGAGACCTACAGCGAGGTCGTCGAGGGCATGCAGTTCGACCGCGGCTATATCGCCCCCTATATGGTCACCGACACCGAGAAGATGGAGGCCGTTCTGGATGACGCCGCCATCCTCATCACCGACAAGAAGATCTCCAACATCCAGGAGCTGCTGCCCATCCTGGAGCAGGTGGTCCAGTCCGGCAAGAAGCTGCTGATCGTGGCGGAGGATGTGGAGGGCGACGCCCTGAGCACCCTGATCGTCAACAAGCTGCGCGGTACCCTGAACGTCTGCTGCGTGAAGGCGCCCGGCTTCGGCGACCGCCGCAAGGAGATGCTCCAGGATATGGCCATCCTCACCGGCGGCACCGTCATTTCCTCCGACCTGGGCTATGAGCTCAAGGAGGCCACTGCCGATATGCTGGGCCATGCCCGCCAGGTCAAGGTGACCAAGGACAACACCATCATCGTGGACGGCTCCGGCGAGAGCAAGGCCATTAAGGACCGCGTCGCCCAGATCCGCAGCCAGATCGAAGTCACCACTTCCGATTATGACCGCGAGAAGCTCCAGGAGCGTCTGGCCAAGCTGGCTGGCGGCGTGGCCATCATCCGTGTGGGCGCCGCCACCGAGTCCGAGATGAAGGAGAAGAAGCTCCGCATCGAGGACGCCCTGAACGCCACCCGCGCCGCCGTGGAAGAGGGTATCGTGGCCGGAGGCGGTACCGCCTATGTCAACGCCATTCCCGCTGTGGAGAAGCTGCTCAAGGCCGCCGAGGGCGACGAGAAGACCGGCGTGGCCATCGTTGCCAAGGCCTTGACCGAGCCCATGCGCCAAATCTCCGCCAACGCCGGCATTGACGGCTCTGTGGTGCTGGAGAAGGTCAAGAACAGCAAGAAGGTGGGCTACGGCTTCAACGCCCTGAGCGAGACCTATGTGGATATGATTTCCGCCGGTATCGTGGACCCCACCAAGGTGACCCGCTCCGCGCTGGAGAACGCCGCCTCCGTGGCCGGCGTGCTGCTGACCACCGAGTCCCTGGTCACCGATAAGCCCGAGCCCCCTGCGCCTGCCGCTCCCGCTGCTCCCGACATGGGCGGCATGTACTAA
- a CDS encoding diacylglycerol/lipid kinase family protein, with amino-acid sequence MKHLFLVNPAAGKRGSTEALLRRVEETFSPLGLEHEVVLTSSAGDAERLARRAACSGGPVRIYACGGDGTLNEVVNGAAGYPNAAITNVPKGTGNDFLRIFGANYAARFSDLAALSRGPQAAFDLMDCNGKLGIGVICAGVDARVAADVHRYKRLPLVTGPGAYLLSLGVNVLLTDIARPTVVQAGLDRLEEETSIICICNGRYYGGGFMPVGDAQPDDGVLDMVVVPRVSRFTFFRLVGAYAKGRYRSYPEVIRHFHGPAFSFSSPEELVAVIDGEVMRAKSFTVRISERKVAFFYPGDLDYRGEN; translated from the coding sequence ATGAAGCATCTCTTCCTCGTCAACCCCGCCGCTGGGAAGAGGGGCAGCACGGAGGCGCTGCTCCGCCGGGTGGAGGAGACCTTTTCCCCGCTGGGCCTGGAGCACGAGGTGGTCCTCACCTCTTCCGCAGGAGACGCGGAACGGCTCGCCCGGCGGGCGGCCTGTTCCGGCGGCCCGGTGCGCATCTACGCCTGCGGCGGGGACGGGACCCTCAACGAAGTGGTCAATGGCGCGGCTGGCTACCCCAACGCGGCCATCACCAATGTGCCGAAGGGGACCGGCAATGACTTTCTGAGGATTTTCGGTGCCAATTACGCCGCCCGTTTCTCCGATCTGGCCGCCCTGTCCAGGGGACCCCAGGCCGCCTTTGATCTGATGGACTGCAACGGTAAGCTGGGCATCGGCGTGATCTGTGCCGGCGTGGACGCCCGGGTGGCCGCCGACGTCCACCGCTATAAGCGCCTCCCGCTGGTCACGGGCCCCGGTGCCTACCTCCTCTCCCTGGGGGTTAACGTCCTCCTCACCGACATCGCCCGCCCCACCGTGGTCCAGGCTGGCCTGGACCGCCTGGAGGAGGAGACCTCTATCATCTGCATCTGCAACGGCCGCTATTATGGCGGCGGATTCATGCCTGTGGGGGACGCGCAGCCCGACGACGGCGTGCTGGATATGGTCGTGGTACCCCGGGTGAGCCGCTTTACCTTTTTCCGGCTGGTGGGAGCATATGCCAAGGGCCGTTATCGCAGCTACCCCGAGGTCATCCGCCACTTCCACGGTCCCGCCTTCTCTTTTTCCTCCCCCGAAGAGCTGGTGGCGGTGATAGACGGCGAAGTGATGCGCGCCAAGTCCTTTACTGTCCGGATCTCAGAGCGCAAGGTTGCCTTTTTCTACCCAGGCGATTTGGATTACCGTGGCGAAAACTAG
- a CDS encoding co-chaperone GroES, with protein MKLKPLADRVIIKMVEAEETTKSGIILTGAAKEKPEVAEVIEVGPGGMVDGKEVKMVVKKGQKVITSKYAGTEVKVDGEEYTIVRQSDILAVVE; from the coding sequence ATGAAGCTCAAACCCCTTGCAGATCGAGTCATCATCAAGATGGTGGAGGCCGAGGAGACCACCAAGAGCGGTATCATCCTGACCGGCGCCGCCAAGGAGAAGCCGGAAGTGGCCGAAGTCATCGAAGTGGGCCCCGGCGGAATGGTGGACGGCAAGGAAGTCAAGATGGTGGTCAAGAAGGGCCAGAAGGTCATCACCAGTAAATACGCCGGCACCGAGGTCAAGGTGGACGGCGAGGAGTACACCATCGTGCGCCAGAGCGACATCCTGGCCGTTGTCGAGTAA